A window of Hyperolius riggenbachi isolate aHypRig1 chromosome 1, aHypRig1.pri, whole genome shotgun sequence contains these coding sequences:
- the LOC137544112 gene encoding vomeronasal type-2 receptor 26-like — protein MFGFPCHHGDDRDDVINVIHIMASAGVPIHPLAQPGDSEHCQRCPDEEWPDEKKTACIPKTFEYLSFEEDNLTLVLSIMSLLGSVITAISFKVFISYLDTPVVKANNQTVSIILLASILLSFLSVFLFLGRPVDITCLLRQTSFGVISVSVSCILAKTILVCIAFKATKPDSPWKKYVGHKLSNYIVLTCSSVQGLICVVWLSTSPPYQEYDMFSSPGKIIIQCNEGSVIGFYSVLGYMGFLAAVSFLLAFMVRTLPDSFNEAKYITFSMLVFCSVWIAMIPAYLSTRGKYMVAVEVFAILASSAGFLICIFSPKLYIILLKPELNIRQNLRK, from the exons ATGTTTGGCTTTccctgtcaccatggtgatgatcgagatgacgtcatcaacgtcatccACATCATGGCATctgcgggagtcccgatccaccccttagcgcagccAGGCG ACAGCGAACATTGCCAGAGATGCCCTGATGAAGAATGGCCAGATGAGAAGAAAACAGCCTGTATTCCAAAAACATTTGAATATTTGTCATTTGAagaagataacttgactctcgtcCTTTCCATCATGTCTCTGTTAGGCTCTGTCATCACTGCAATTTCCTTTAAAGTTTTTATTTCCTATTTGGATACACCAGTAGTTAAAGCCAATAACCAGACTGTGAGCATCATTCTTCTGGCCTCCATTTTGCTGAGCTTCCTCTCCGTGTTCTTGTTCCTCGGACGTCCTGTAGATATAACTTGTTTGCTAAGACAAACGTCATTTGGGGTCATCTCAGTTTCTGTCTCCTGTATTCTGGCCAAAACTATCCTTGTCTGCATTGCTTTCAAGGCTACCAAACCTGACAGCCCCTGGAAAAAGTATGTTGGCCATAAACTGTCTAACTATATTGTATTAACATGTTCTTCTGTCCAAGGATTAATTTGTGTTGTTTGGTTGTCAACGTCTCCTCCCTATCAGGAGTATGACATGTTTTCTTCTCCAGGGAAGATCATCATTCAGTGTAACGAGGGGTCAGTGATTGGTTTCTACTCTGTGTTGGGTTATATGGGGTTTCTGGCAGCTGTAAGCTTTCTTCTGGCTTTCATGGTGAGGACATTACCGGACAGCTTTAATGAGGCCAAGtacatcacgttcagcatgctggtgttctgcagtgtctggattgccatgatcccggCCTATCTGAGCACCAGAGGGAAATACATGGTGGCTGTGGAGGTGTTTGCCATATTGGCTTCAAGTGCTGGATTTTTAATCTGTATATTTTCTCCCAAATTATACATTATTTTGTTAAAGCCAGAGTTAAATATTAGACAAAATTTACGCAAGTAA